One segment of Deinococcus multiflagellatus DNA contains the following:
- a CDS encoding NAD(P)/FAD-dependent oxidoreductase, protein MSGAAQVVIVGGGYVGLDAYRALMRRLGRQVKRGQVQITVVSPLPYHTFHGFTGEGLGELVPLAHTLTPLPPLMPHARYLQGTVTRVDAQRQQVEVHSEEGQVQLLTYEHLILGVGSVDPFDRLPGLREHGRCLKDARDMRAFRAELHARFQARQPTTINVIGGGYAGVEMAAALRERQQREGLGGEIHLLSSGPVLETLGPALAPLAAHARQSLQGLGVQLHEGVRIREVTSGGAHAQDDRFFPADLTLFAAGIAPAVLPGTEAMRHPHSGRLLTDQYMRVPGHTNIWTGGDAAHVAHPKRPGDCPVNALWAMKHGMCAGNNVARSLRGQPLRPFAYGGLGQSASLGHFNGITELLGLQFKGPVAWVLRLAFFAWYMPSKRQGVRVVADLLWRRPRAMQGKAPVVPTSAAP, encoded by the coding sequence GTGAGCGGCGCGGCGCAGGTCGTCATTGTGGGCGGGGGCTATGTGGGCCTGGACGCCTACCGCGCGCTGATGCGGCGCCTGGGCCGGCAGGTCAAGCGCGGCCAAGTGCAGATCACCGTGGTGAGCCCTCTGCCCTACCACACCTTTCACGGCTTTACCGGCGAAGGCCTGGGCGAGCTGGTCCCTTTGGCCCATACCCTCACGCCCCTGCCGCCCCTTATGCCCCACGCCCGCTATCTGCAAGGCACGGTCACACGGGTTGACGCCCAGCGGCAGCAGGTGGAGGTTCACAGTGAAGAGGGCCAGGTGCAGTTGCTGACATACGAGCACCTGATCCTGGGCGTGGGCTCAGTGGACCCGTTCGACCGCCTCCCAGGGCTGCGCGAACACGGCCGCTGCCTCAAGGACGCGCGCGATATGCGGGCGTTCCGCGCCGAACTGCACGCACGCTTTCAGGCCCGCCAACCCACCACGATCAATGTCATTGGGGGCGGCTACGCGGGGGTCGAGATGGCCGCCGCCCTCCGGGAACGGCAGCAGCGCGAGGGCCTGGGCGGCGAGATTCATCTGCTCAGCAGTGGCCCGGTTCTGGAAACGCTGGGGCCAGCACTGGCCCCACTGGCAGCGCATGCCCGCCAGTCCCTGCAGGGGCTGGGGGTTCAGCTTCACGAGGGCGTGCGAATCCGTGAGGTGACCAGCGGCGGGGCTCACGCCCAGGATGACCGTTTCTTCCCGGCCGACCTCACCCTTTTCGCGGCCGGCATCGCGCCAGCAGTTCTCCCCGGCACCGAGGCCATGCGCCACCCACACAGCGGCCGGCTACTGACGGACCAGTACATGCGTGTGCCGGGCCACACAAACATCTGGACGGGCGGAGACGCCGCGCACGTGGCACACCCGAAGCGGCCCGGCGACTGCCCGGTCAACGCGCTATGGGCCATGAAACATGGCATGTGCGCCGGCAACAACGTGGCGCGCAGCCTGCGCGGCCAGCCTCTGCGCCCCTTCGCCTACGGCGGCCTGGGGCAAAGCGCCAGCCTGGGGCACTTCAACGGCATTACCGAGTTGCTGGGGCTGCAGTTCAAAGGCCCGGTAGCTTGGGTGCTGCGCCTGGCTTTCTTTGCGTGGTACATGCCCAGCAAGCGCCAGGGCGTCCGGGTGGTGGCCGACCTGCTGTGGCGGCGGCCCCGGGCCATGCAGGGGAAAGCACCCGTAGTCCCCACCAGCGCGGCCCCCTGA
- a CDS encoding phosphoribosyltransferase family protein, with product MTTQTQELTVSIGGVSRTLPTVRAGNLGRVPLVEFIGDSEFTNAVAQEMVALIPEGTELLLTVVTNALPLTHELSDRSGLPYVCARKKRRTYMQEPLIQDVPSMTLGVAETLWLDGPHAARLKGKRVTIVQDVVASGGTAQALARLVERAGGTVSGYLAAFRQGSSTLPVVAIQDLPQTL from the coding sequence ATGACCACCCAGACGCAGGAACTGACGGTAAGTATCGGCGGCGTGTCGCGCACCCTGCCCACAGTGCGCGCGGGCAACCTGGGCCGCGTGCCCCTGGTGGAATTCATTGGCGACAGCGAATTCACCAACGCCGTGGCGCAGGAGATGGTCGCGCTGATTCCTGAAGGCACCGAACTGCTGCTGACGGTGGTGACCAACGCCCTGCCCCTGACCCACGAACTCAGCGACCGCTCTGGGCTGCCCTACGTGTGCGCGCGCAAGAAACGGCGCACCTACATGCAAGAGCCCCTGATTCAGGATGTGCCCAGCATGACCCTGGGCGTGGCCGAAACCCTGTGGCTGGACGGCCCCCACGCCGCCCGCCTGAAGGGCAAGCGCGTGACGATTGTGCAGGACGTGGTGGCCTCGGGCGGCACGGCGCAGGCCCTGGCCCGGCTGGTGGAGCGGGCGGGCGGGACGGTCAGCGGCTACTTGGCGGCCTTCCGGCAGGGCAGCAGCACCCTGCCGGTGGTGGCCATCCAGGACCTGCCGCAGACGCTGTAA
- a CDS encoding phosphoribosyltransferase family protein, with amino-acid sequence MKTFSVQVGHVTRDLPIVPVAPGVSVALFNMLGDTEVTEEAGRELAARLPADIDVLVTPEVKALSLAHVISRESGKPYIVIRKTQKPYMVDPVAREVVSITTGKPQLLVLDGFDVQKIRGRKVAIVDDVVSSGGTLHSIRQILEEVGGEVAAVVAVFTEGQERPEVTALGHLPLFE; translated from the coding sequence GTGAAGACGTTTAGTGTTCAGGTGGGTCACGTGACCCGTGACCTGCCCATCGTGCCCGTGGCCCCGGGGGTCAGCGTGGCCCTGTTCAACATGCTGGGTGACACCGAAGTGACGGAAGAGGCCGGGCGTGAACTGGCCGCGCGCCTGCCCGCCGATATTGACGTGCTGGTGACCCCCGAGGTCAAGGCCCTGAGCCTGGCGCATGTGATCAGCCGCGAGAGTGGCAAGCCGTACATCGTGATTCGCAAGACCCAGAAGCCCTACATGGTGGACCCGGTGGCGCGCGAGGTGGTATCGATCACCACTGGCAAACCGCAACTGCTGGTGCTCGACGGCTTTGACGTGCAGAAGATCCGGGGCCGCAAGGTGGCGATTGTGGACGACGTGGTGTCCAGCGGCGGCACGCTGCATTCCATTCGCCAGATTCTGGAAGAGGTGGGCGGAGAGGTGGCGGCCGTGGTGGCCGTGTTCACCGAAGGCCAGGAGCGCCCCGAAGTGACGGCGCTGGGGCACCTGCCGCTGTTCGAGTAA
- a CDS encoding protease inhibitor I42 family protein: MTIRNILLGGAAALTLGVSAGPAAAPRTLSFNVGAAGQEIAVQPGDRLRFSLNSAAGTGYMWRALEVDPAYLALVDKRTVAPAPAAGSAPVVGGAGPVTVYTYQVVAPLRRGGAALTTPIYFAELPPGRATTVETTLIQFNLVPR, translated from the coding sequence ATGACAATTCGAAACATCCTGCTGGGCGGCGCCGCGGCCCTGACCCTGGGGGTCTCCGCTGGCCCCGCCGCTGCCCCGCGCACCCTCAGCTTCAACGTCGGCGCAGCGGGCCAGGAGATTGCGGTGCAGCCCGGGGACCGGCTGCGGTTCAGCCTGAACAGCGCAGCGGGGACCGGCTACATGTGGCGGGCCCTGGAGGTTGACCCGGCCTATCTGGCCCTGGTGGATAAACGCACGGTGGCGCCAGCGCCTGCTGCGGGCAGCGCGCCCGTCGTGGGCGGCGCGGGCCCGGTGACGGTGTACACCTACCAAGTGGTGGCGCCTCTGCGGCGCGGCGGCGCGGCGCTGACCACGCCCATCTACTTTGCCGAGCTTCCCCCTGGCCGCGCCACCACCGTCGAGACCACGCTGATTCAGTTCAATCTGGTGCCCCGGTAG